One genomic segment of Agromyces intestinalis includes these proteins:
- a CDS encoding low temperature requirement protein A, with protein sequence MTEAHPPQHHRPRRMSGRDPSEPHRASTPLELLFDLTFVVAFSQVGTQAAHLLELGHWAPAVGAFSFAVFAIAWAWINYSWLASAYDNDDVWFRLATMLAMVGVLVLALGIPPLFASIDAGVHVDNGLVVAGYVIMRTATIALWLRVAHDDPAHRATALTYAAVYGAAQVGWVVLAIVNLPFAPTLAFAVSLMVVELVGTAVAERRGATPWHPHHIAERYGLLVIITLGEIVLGTILAISAVVEEEGWSLDAILVAFGGTLLVFGLWWVYFMMPSGTVLARRHRLGFTWSAFVWGYGHFVIFGAIAATGAGLHVAANSIEGLAHISATAALLTVVLPVAVFIGALFTLHSVLLRQFDPFQLLLFALAILVLGAAVVAVSAGLSLAEGIAITACSPVVVVIGFEWVGYRHQARALARALA encoded by the coding sequence ATGACCGAGGCGCACCCGCCGCAGCACCATCGGCCGCGGCGCATGTCGGGCCGTGACCCGAGCGAGCCGCACCGCGCGTCGACCCCGCTCGAACTGCTCTTCGACCTGACCTTCGTGGTCGCGTTCAGCCAGGTCGGAACACAGGCGGCGCACCTGCTCGAGCTCGGGCACTGGGCGCCCGCGGTCGGCGCCTTCTCGTTCGCCGTGTTCGCGATCGCCTGGGCGTGGATCAACTACTCGTGGCTCGCGTCGGCGTACGACAACGACGACGTCTGGTTCCGGCTCGCCACCATGCTGGCGATGGTGGGCGTGCTCGTGCTGGCCCTCGGCATCCCGCCGCTGTTCGCGTCGATCGACGCGGGCGTGCACGTCGACAACGGGCTCGTCGTCGCCGGCTACGTGATCATGCGCACGGCGACCATCGCCCTCTGGCTGCGGGTCGCGCACGACGATCCGGCGCACCGCGCGACGGCACTGACCTACGCCGCGGTGTACGGCGCGGCGCAGGTCGGCTGGGTGGTGCTCGCGATCGTCAACCTGCCCTTCGCACCGACGCTGGCGTTCGCGGTGTCGCTCATGGTCGTCGAGCTGGTGGGCACCGCGGTGGCCGAGCGTCGCGGCGCGACCCCGTGGCATCCGCACCACATCGCCGAGCGGTACGGACTGCTGGTGATCATCACCCTCGGCGAGATCGTGCTCGGCACGATCCTCGCGATCTCGGCCGTCGTCGAGGAGGAGGGCTGGAGCCTCGACGCGATCCTCGTCGCGTTCGGCGGCACCCTGCTGGTGTTCGGCCTGTGGTGGGTGTACTTCATGATGCCGTCGGGCACGGTGCTCGCCCGACGGCACCGCCTCGGGTTCACCTGGTCGGCGTTCGTGTGGGGCTACGGGCACTTCGTGATCTTCGGCGCGATCGCCGCGACGGGCGCCGGCCTGCACGTCGCCGCGAACTCGATCGAGGGGCTCGCGCACATCAGCGCGACCGCGGCGCTGCTCACCGTGGTGCTCCCGGTGGCGGTGTTCATCGGGGCGCTGTTCACGCTCCACTCGGTGCTGCTGCGGCAGTTCGATCCGTTCCAGCTGCTGCTGTTCGCGCTCGCGATCCTCGTGCTCGGCGCCGCGGTCGTCGCCGTGTCCGCCGGGCTCAGTCTCGCCGAGGGCATCGCTATCACGGCCTGCTCGCCGGTCGTCGTCGTGATCGGCTTCGAGTGGGTCGGATACCGCCATCAGGCGAGGGCGCTCGCGCGCGCCCTCGCCTGA
- a CDS encoding SHOCT domain-containing protein, whose product MLTTITALAAAHAGPWAAGFGWVFLLIPLFWILVFVLLFSLLGRRWRRAAWAADGTYGPPWARGRNAEQTLAERFAQGDIDEQEYRARLEVLRANRPNG is encoded by the coding sequence ATGCTGACCACCATCACCGCCCTCGCCGCGGCCCATGCCGGGCCGTGGGCCGCAGGATTCGGGTGGGTGTTCTTGCTCATTCCACTGTTCTGGATCCTCGTGTTCGTGCTGCTGTTCAGCCTCCTCGGGCGCCGCTGGCGGCGCGCGGCGTGGGCGGCGGACGGCACATACGGGCCACCGTGGGCGCGCGGCCGCAACGCCGAGCAGACCCTCGCCGAGCGTTTCGCGCAGGGCGACATCGACGAGCAGGAGTACCGGGCGCGGCTCGAGGTGCTGCGCGCGAACCGCCCGAACGGCTGA
- a CDS encoding response regulator: protein MIRVALADDQHLVRAGFRALLDAEPDIEVVVEAATGTELLERLRGASVDVVLMDIRMPDGDGLWATERIAADPSLADVRVVVVTTFELDEYVARAVRAGASGFLVKDTEPEDLVRAVRVAAAGEALLSPGATKLLLDRMAVGLRDHADPSVLDPLTEREREVLQLVGFGLTNDEIATRLVLSPLTAKTHVSRIMQKLGARDRVHLVVTAYETGLVAPGWQ, encoded by the coding sequence GTGATCCGCGTCGCGCTGGCCGACGACCAGCACCTCGTGCGGGCGGGATTCCGTGCCCTGCTCGATGCCGAGCCCGATATCGAGGTGGTCGTCGAGGCGGCGACCGGAACCGAACTGCTCGAACGGCTGCGCGGAGCATCCGTCGATGTCGTGCTCATGGACATCCGCATGCCCGACGGCGACGGGCTGTGGGCGACCGAGCGCATCGCCGCCGACCCGTCGCTCGCCGATGTGCGGGTCGTCGTGGTGACCACGTTCGAGCTCGACGAGTACGTCGCCCGCGCGGTTCGCGCCGGCGCGAGCGGGTTCCTCGTGAAGGACACCGAGCCCGAGGATCTCGTCCGGGCGGTGCGCGTGGCCGCCGCGGGGGAGGCCCTGCTCTCGCCCGGAGCGACGAAGCTGCTGCTCGACCGCATGGCCGTCGGGCTGCGCGACCACGCCGATCCGAGCGTGCTCGACCCGCTCACTGAGCGCGAACGCGAGGTGCTGCAGCTGGTGGGGTTCGGACTCACGAACGACGAGATCGCGACCCGGCTCGTGCTGAGTCCGCTGACCGCGAAGACCCACGTGTCGCGCATCATGCAGAAGCTCGGCGCGCGCGACCGCGTGCACCTCGTCGTGACGGCGTACGAGACGGGCCTCGTCGCGCCGGGGTGGCAGTAG
- a CDS encoding sensor histidine kinase: protein MPAPESTEWMPRGPRGFRPPTAVVVWVPVVVALLVQVPAAVGIAVWRGEALGAAALQIALAVAGPLALLASRRLPGPTVAVVTALALADLMLTPDLGPPYVALGFAIILGVARGAVVWTAVSAGVGWIAAVVLGTMSGLSWHPFRIAAASAALAVCFAIGWFVRVRRARAAAFRAEQLQRRQSAEERERIRIARELHDVIGHALSQIHVQASVGLHLFDRDPEQARTALATVKETSKSALDEVRTVLGVIRDGEAPLAPQAELDQLPRLVAGVRSPGLEITLDDRLDSVPAQRPARAVQFAAYRIAQEALTNVVRHAGATRATVRVERDGGELVLTVEDDGRGIADATDAPGAGILGMRERAALIGGAVEVAARDGGGTRLVARLPWSAT from the coding sequence ATGCCGGCACCCGAGTCGACCGAGTGGATGCCGCGGGGGCCGCGGGGGTTCCGCCCGCCGACCGCGGTCGTCGTATGGGTGCCGGTCGTCGTGGCGCTGCTGGTGCAGGTGCCGGCCGCCGTCGGCATCGCCGTCTGGCGGGGCGAGGCTCTCGGCGCCGCAGCGCTGCAGATCGCGCTCGCGGTCGCCGGCCCGCTCGCCCTGCTCGCCTCGCGTCGCCTGCCCGGGCCGACCGTCGCCGTGGTCACGGCGCTCGCGCTCGCCGACCTGATGCTCACCCCGGACCTCGGCCCGCCGTACGTCGCGCTCGGCTTCGCGATCATTCTCGGGGTCGCCCGCGGCGCGGTCGTGTGGACCGCGGTGTCCGCGGGCGTCGGCTGGATCGCGGCCGTCGTTCTCGGCACGATGAGCGGGCTGTCGTGGCATCCCTTCCGCATCGCCGCGGCCAGCGCCGCGCTCGCCGTGTGCTTCGCGATCGGATGGTTCGTACGCGTGCGTCGCGCGCGGGCTGCAGCGTTCCGCGCCGAGCAGTTGCAGCGACGGCAGAGCGCCGAGGAGCGCGAGCGCATTCGCATCGCGCGCGAGCTGCACGACGTGATCGGGCACGCGCTGTCGCAGATCCACGTGCAGGCGAGCGTCGGACTGCACCTCTTCGACCGCGACCCCGAGCAGGCGCGCACCGCGCTCGCGACCGTCAAGGAGACATCGAAGTCGGCGCTCGACGAGGTGCGTACCGTGCTCGGCGTGATCCGCGACGGCGAGGCACCGCTGGCACCGCAGGCCGAGCTCGACCAACTGCCGCGGCTCGTCGCCGGCGTGCGTTCGCCGGGCCTCGAGATCACGCTCGACGACCGGCTCGACTCCGTTCCCGCGCAACGGCCGGCCAGGGCCGTGCAGTTCGCCGCCTACCGCATCGCGCAGGAGGCCCTCACGAACGTCGTGCGGCACGCGGGCGCGACCCGCGCCACGGTGCGGGTCGAGCGCGACGGCGGCGAGCTGGTGCTGACCGTCGAGGACGACGGGCGCGGCATCGCGGATGCGACGGATGCCCCGGGTGCGGGCATCCTCGGCATGCGCGAGCGCGCCGCGCTCATCGGCGGCGCCGTCGAGGTGGCCGCCCGCGACGGCGGCGGCACGAGGCTCGTCGCCCGGCTGCCGTGGAGCGCGACGTGA
- a CDS encoding M50 family metallopeptidase, whose protein sequence is MLWFVLGVVIVALGIAVSIALHEIGHLVPAKRFGVKVTQYMIGFGPTVWSKRRGETEYGVKAIPLGGYISMIGMFPPAKGEQAREDSTGFFRGLVQDARSSSAETITAGDEHRAFYRLPVWKRIIVMLGGPLMNLVLGILLFGVLLMGIGIPSTTTTVDAVSECALPATSERQTCEPGDPAAPGAAAGIRPGDRIVSIEGQPVTTWEQSTAIIRDHPGESLAVVVERDGAERTLEVTPMLSERYALDDRGQIITDASGDPQTVQAGFVGITSSVQRVQQPITAVLPAVGEQTAGVAGVIINLPQRLIDIANAAFGPGERDPNGPMSIVGAGRVAGEVAAADQLEIADKAAGLVGILAALNIALFVFNLIPLLPLDGGHIAGALWEAIRRGFAKLTRRPDPGPVDLAKMMPVTLAVVVVLGAMSALLIYADIVKPVTLF, encoded by the coding sequence GTGCTCTGGTTCGTGCTCGGCGTCGTGATCGTCGCTCTCGGCATCGCCGTGTCCATCGCGCTGCACGAGATCGGGCACCTGGTTCCGGCCAAGCGCTTCGGCGTCAAGGTCACCCAGTACATGATCGGGTTCGGCCCGACGGTGTGGTCGAAGCGCAGGGGCGAGACCGAGTACGGCGTGAAGGCCATCCCGCTCGGCGGCTACATCTCGATGATCGGCATGTTCCCACCCGCGAAGGGCGAGCAGGCGAGGGAGGACTCGACCGGGTTCTTCCGAGGACTCGTGCAGGACGCGCGCAGCTCGAGCGCCGAGACGATCACCGCGGGCGACGAGCACCGCGCCTTCTACCGGCTGCCGGTGTGGAAGCGCATCATCGTGATGCTCGGCGGCCCGCTCATGAACCTGGTGCTCGGCATCCTGCTGTTCGGTGTGCTGCTCATGGGCATCGGCATCCCCAGCACCACGACCACGGTCGATGCGGTGTCCGAGTGCGCACTGCCGGCCACGAGCGAGCGCCAGACCTGCGAGCCGGGTGATCCCGCGGCGCCCGGTGCCGCGGCGGGCATCCGCCCCGGCGACCGCATCGTCTCGATCGAGGGCCAACCCGTCACCACGTGGGAGCAATCGACCGCGATCATCCGCGATCACCCGGGCGAATCGCTCGCGGTCGTGGTGGAGCGCGACGGCGCCGAACGCACGCTCGAGGTCACGCCGATGCTCAGTGAGCGGTACGCGCTCGATGATCGCGGCCAGATCATCACGGATGCCTCGGGCGACCCGCAGACCGTGCAGGCCGGGTTCGTGGGCATCACCTCGTCGGTGCAGCGCGTGCAGCAGCCGATCACGGCGGTGCTGCCGGCCGTCGGCGAGCAGACCGCCGGCGTCGCCGGGGTGATCATCAACCTGCCGCAGCGCCTGATCGACATCGCCAACGCGGCGTTCGGCCCGGGCGAGCGCGACCCGAACGGCCCCATGAGCATCGTGGGTGCGGGCCGCGTGGCCGGCGAGGTCGCCGCCGCCGACCAGCTCGAGATCGCCGACAAGGCGGCCGGCCTGGTGGGCATCCTCGCGGCGCTCAACATCGCGCTGTTCGTGTTCAACCTCATCCCGCTGCTGCCGCTCGACGGCGGGCACATCGCCGGTGCCCTCTGGGAGGCGATTCGCCGCGGGTTCGCGAAGCTCACCCGCCGACCCGACCCCGGCCCCGTCGACCTCGCGAAGATGATGCCCGTCACCCTCGCGGTGGTCGTCGTGCTCGGCGCGATGAGCGCGCTGCTGATCTACGCCGACATCGTGAAGCCGGTCACGCTGTTCTGA
- a CDS encoding ABC transporter ATP-binding protein — MAIIEVLGPRKSYGTTVAVDGIDLDVAEGEILGVLGPNGSGKTTTVECIAGLRRPDAGTVRVAGVDPAVDRERITRLVGVQLQQAGLQPKLTVREAVALYASFFDRPLDGVALAERLGLAPKLGARYADLSGGQQQRLAVALALVGRPRIALLDELSTGLDPRSRRAVWEVIEQARDDGATIVLVTHNTEEARRLCDRVAVIDRGRITALDTPEGVISRTGERRRSVAPGPARVGRMPRCARSPHDARRPPPRRASRP, encoded by the coding sequence GTGGCGATCATCGAAGTGCTCGGCCCCCGCAAGTCGTACGGTACGACCGTGGCTGTCGACGGCATCGACCTCGACGTCGCCGAGGGCGAGATCCTCGGGGTGCTGGGGCCGAACGGGTCGGGCAAGACGACGACGGTCGAGTGCATCGCGGGCTTGCGCCGGCCCGATGCCGGCACGGTGCGGGTCGCCGGCGTCGATCCCGCCGTCGACCGTGAACGCATCACCCGACTCGTGGGAGTGCAGCTTCAGCAGGCCGGACTCCAGCCCAAGCTCACCGTGCGCGAGGCGGTCGCGTTGTACGCGTCGTTCTTCGACCGGCCGCTCGACGGCGTGGCGCTCGCCGAGCGCCTGGGGCTCGCGCCGAAGCTCGGCGCGCGTTACGCCGACCTGTCAGGAGGGCAGCAGCAGCGGCTCGCCGTCGCGCTCGCACTGGTCGGCAGACCCCGCATCGCGCTCCTCGACGAGCTGAGCACCGGCCTCGACCCCCGCTCGCGGCGAGCGGTGTGGGAGGTGATCGAACAGGCTCGCGACGACGGCGCGACCATCGTGCTCGTCACCCACAACACGGAGGAGGCCCGAAGGCTCTGCGACCGCGTCGCCGTGATCGACCGCGGCCGCATCACCGCGCTGGACACGCCCGAGGGCGTCATCAGCCGCACGGGTGAGCGCCGCCGGTCGGTGGCCCCGGGTCCGGCTAGGGTCGGGCGGATGCCTCGATGCGCGCGTTCGCCGCACGACGCGCGGAGGCCTCCGCCTCGGCGAGCGAGTCGACCGTGA
- the dxr gene encoding 1-deoxy-D-xylulose-5-phosphate reductoisomerase, with protein sequence MQRVIVLGSSGSIGTQALEVIRANPRRFEVVGLAVGSDRATLDAQAAEFDVDDVAVGVDEAEQLVRDVDADVVLNGITGSVGLGPTLATLERGTTLALANKESLIVGGDLVTRLAAPGQIVPVDSEHSALAQALRSGTDAEVRRLVLTASGGPFRGRRRDDLDGVTPAEALAHPTWDMGLVVTTNSATLVNKGLEVIEAHLLFGVPYDRIDVVVHPQSIVHSMVEFVDGSTIAQASPPDMRLPISLGLDWPHRVAGVGRPLDWTTAQSWTFEPLDEVAFPAVALAKQVGRAGGEYPAVFNAANEEAVAAFHAGRIGFTAILDIVRAVVEAHEAGSDTLTVDSLAEAEASARRAANARIEASARP encoded by the coding sequence GTGCAGCGCGTCATCGTTCTCGGCTCATCCGGTTCCATCGGCACCCAGGCGCTGGAGGTCATCCGCGCGAACCCCCGCCGGTTCGAGGTGGTCGGGCTCGCGGTCGGCAGCGACCGCGCCACGCTCGATGCGCAAGCCGCCGAGTTCGACGTCGACGACGTCGCGGTCGGCGTCGACGAGGCCGAGCAGCTCGTCCGTGATGTCGACGCCGACGTCGTGCTGAACGGCATCACCGGGTCGGTCGGCCTCGGGCCGACGCTCGCGACGCTCGAGCGCGGCACCACCCTCGCGCTCGCGAACAAGGAGTCGCTCATCGTCGGCGGCGACCTCGTCACCCGCCTGGCCGCACCCGGGCAGATCGTGCCGGTCGACTCCGAGCACTCCGCGCTCGCGCAGGCGCTGCGGTCGGGTACCGACGCCGAGGTGCGCCGGCTCGTGCTGACCGCCTCGGGCGGGCCGTTCCGCGGGCGTCGCCGCGACGACCTCGACGGTGTGACACCCGCCGAGGCGCTCGCGCACCCCACCTGGGACATGGGGCTCGTGGTCACCACGAACTCGGCGACGCTCGTGAACAAAGGCCTCGAGGTGATCGAGGCGCACCTGCTGTTCGGGGTGCCGTACGACCGCATCGACGTGGTCGTGCATCCGCAGTCGATCGTGCACTCGATGGTCGAGTTCGTCGACGGGTCGACCATCGCCCAGGCCTCGCCGCCCGATATGCGCCTGCCGATCTCGCTCGGGCTCGACTGGCCGCATCGGGTGGCCGGTGTCGGCCGCCCGCTCGACTGGACGACCGCGCAGTCGTGGACCTTCGAGCCGCTCGACGAGGTCGCGTTCCCCGCGGTCGCCCTCGCGAAGCAGGTCGGGCGCGCGGGCGGCGAATACCCGGCCGTGTTCAACGCCGCGAACGAGGAGGCCGTCGCGGCATTCCACGCCGGACGGATCGGATTCACCGCGATCCTCGACATCGTCCGCGCGGTCGTCGAGGCGCACGAGGCGGGCTCGGACACTCTCACGGTCGACTCGCTCGCCGAGGCGGAGGCCTCCGCGCGTCGTGCGGCGAACGCGCGCATCGAGGCATCCGCCCGACCCTAG
- a CDS encoding lysophospholipid acyltransferase family protein — translation MSEIEEDAVPVAPKRPGALYHGVRLVLRPIVLLLYRPRIEGTKLVPKDGPVIFASNHLSFVDSIVIPLTAPRPVQFLAKSHYFTGRGLKGWISRTFFRSIGAVSVERGAGSQAQEALDQGRRILESGSAFALYPEGTRSLDGRLYRGRTGVAWLALTTGARVVPVGLIGTQEIQPVGAKLPRIRPVTVRFGEPLDLSAHGSAESGRARRAATDEIMAAIHALSGQELAGRYNESPPEGAIAKLVDRVVPRERL, via the coding sequence GTGAGCGAGATCGAAGAGGACGCCGTTCCCGTCGCGCCGAAGCGTCCCGGCGCGCTCTACCATGGCGTCCGGCTCGTGCTGCGCCCGATCGTGCTGCTGCTGTACCGCCCGCGCATCGAGGGCACCAAGCTGGTGCCGAAGGATGGGCCGGTGATCTTCGCCTCGAACCACCTCTCGTTCGTCGACAGCATCGTGATCCCGTTGACCGCACCACGGCCCGTGCAGTTCCTCGCGAAGTCGCACTACTTCACCGGCCGAGGGCTGAAGGGCTGGATCTCGCGGACCTTCTTCCGCTCGATCGGCGCGGTCAGCGTCGAACGCGGCGCCGGCAGCCAGGCCCAGGAGGCGCTCGACCAAGGTCGGCGGATCCTCGAGTCGGGCAGCGCCTTCGCGCTGTACCCCGAGGGCACCCGATCGCTCGACGGCCGGCTCTACCGCGGCCGCACCGGGGTCGCGTGGCTGGCGCTCACGACCGGTGCCCGCGTCGTGCCGGTGGGGTTGATCGGCACCCAGGAGATCCAACCGGTCGGCGCGAAGCTGCCGCGCATCCGGCCGGTGACGGTGCGGTTCGGCGAACCGCTCGACCTCTCCGCGCACGGCTCGGCCGAGTCGGGGCGCGCCCGCCGCGCGGCGACCGACGAGATCATGGCCGCGATCCACGCACTCAGCGGACAGGAGCTCGCGGGCCGCTACAACGAGTCCCCGCCCGAAGGGGCGATCGCGAAGCTCGTCGACCGCGTCGTCCCCCGCGAACGCCTCTGA
- a CDS encoding OsmC family protein, with the protein MALGEHGFEIALEWTGDRGTGTSGYRAYGRQHVVRAEGKVHELAGSSDRAFHGDRDRWNPEELLLAAVADCHLLSYLHVAANHGVIVRGYTDAPIATLRLDGRGGGSIVEAVLRPRVVVASPEMADLAQELHREASEKCFIAASVAFPVRHEPTVAVLGG; encoded by the coding sequence ATGGCACTGGGTGAGCACGGCTTCGAGATCGCGCTCGAATGGACCGGTGATCGCGGCACCGGGACGTCGGGCTACCGAGCGTACGGGCGGCAGCACGTGGTGCGTGCCGAGGGCAAGGTGCATGAGCTCGCGGGCTCCAGCGACCGCGCCTTCCACGGCGATCGCGACCGCTGGAACCCCGAGGAGCTGCTGCTTGCGGCCGTCGCCGACTGCCACCTGCTGAGCTACCTGCACGTCGCGGCGAACCATGGAGTGATCGTCCGCGGCTACACGGATGCGCCGATCGCCACGCTGCGGCTCGACGGGCGCGGCGGCGGCTCGATCGTCGAGGCGGTCCTGCGTCCCCGCGTGGTGGTCGCGTCGCCCGAGATGGCCGACCTGGCGCAGGAGCTGCATCGCGAGGCATCCGAGAAGTGCTTCATCGCCGCGTCGGTGGCGTTCCCGGTGCGGCACGAGCCGACCGTCGCGGTGCTCGGCGGCTGA
- the gabT gene encoding 4-aminobutyrate--2-oxoglutarate transaminase: MTDSIDTEVPAAPVRAVTQERKIVTAVPGPKSQELHRRRQAVVSDGVSSALPVYIAHANGAVLVDIDGNQFVDFGAGIGVTTVGHTEASVVAAAASQLQDVTHTLFTITPYEQYVRVAELLAQHTPGAWAKKSVLVNSGAEAVENGVKIARKFTGRRAVAVLDHAYHGRTNLTMAMNYKAMPYATGFGPFAGDVYHAPNSYPYRDGLNGEDAAARTIAYLEKVIGASDLACLVVEPIQGEGGFMVPADGYLPILQRWCTEHGVVMIADEIQSGMARTGRWFASEHFGWEPDLVLSAKGIAGGLPLAAVTGRAEIMDASQPGGLGGTFGGNPVACAAAVAVFETIEQNGLLAEAERIERTLKAGLERLRARYDVIGEIRGLGAMVAIELVQPGTGATTKRPNSEAVSQIVAYAAQHGILFLNAGTWGNVLRFLPSLAMSDALIDDALTVLDDAFAALG; the protein is encoded by the coding sequence ATGACTGACTCCATCGACACCGAGGTTCCCGCCGCCCCCGTCCGCGCCGTGACGCAGGAGCGCAAGATCGTGACCGCGGTGCCCGGTCCGAAGTCGCAGGAGCTCCACCGACGTCGACAGGCCGTCGTCTCGGACGGCGTGTCGAGCGCGCTGCCCGTCTACATCGCGCACGCCAACGGCGCGGTGCTCGTCGATATCGACGGCAACCAGTTCGTCGACTTCGGCGCCGGCATCGGGGTCACGACCGTGGGCCACACCGAGGCATCCGTGGTCGCTGCGGCCGCCTCGCAGTTGCAGGACGTCACCCACACCCTCTTCACGATCACCCCCTACGAGCAGTACGTGCGGGTGGCCGAACTGCTCGCCCAGCACACGCCCGGCGCCTGGGCGAAGAAGTCGGTGCTCGTCAACTCGGGCGCCGAGGCGGTCGAGAACGGCGTGAAGATCGCGCGCAAGTTCACCGGCCGACGCGCGGTCGCCGTGCTCGACCACGCCTACCACGGCCGCACCAACCTCACGATGGCCATGAACTACAAGGCCATGCCGTACGCGACCGGCTTCGGTCCGTTCGCCGGAGACGTCTACCACGCCCCGAACTCCTACCCCTACCGAGACGGATTGAACGGCGAGGACGCCGCGGCCCGCACCATCGCCTACCTCGAGAAGGTCATCGGCGCGAGCGACCTGGCGTGCCTCGTCGTCGAGCCGATCCAGGGCGAGGGCGGATTCATGGTGCCCGCCGACGGGTACCTGCCGATCCTGCAGCGCTGGTGCACCGAGCACGGTGTCGTAATGATCGCCGACGAGATCCAGTCGGGCATGGCCCGCACCGGCCGTTGGTTCGCGAGCGAGCACTTCGGCTGGGAGCCCGACCTGGTGCTCTCGGCCAAGGGCATCGCGGGCGGGTTGCCGCTGGCCGCGGTCACCGGTCGCGCCGAGATCATGGATGCCTCTCAGCCCGGCGGCCTCGGCGGCACCTTCGGCGGCAACCCGGTGGCGTGCGCCGCGGCGGTCGCCGTGTTCGAGACCATCGAGCAGAACGGGCTGCTCGCCGAGGCCGAGCGCATCGAGCGAACTTTGAAGGCCGGCCTCGAGCGGTTGCGGGCCCGCTACGACGTGATCGGTGAGATCCGCGGGCTGGGCGCGATGGTCGCGATCGAGCTCGTGCAGCCCGGCACCGGCGCCACCACGAAGCGCCCGAACTCCGAGGCCGTGTCGCAGATCGTCGCGTACGCCGCGCAGCACGGGATCCTGTTCCTCAACGCCGGAACCTGGGGCAACGTCCTGCGATTCCTGCCGAGTCTCGCGATGAGCGATGCGCTCATCGACGACGCCCTCACCGTGCTCGACGACGCGTTCGCCGCGCTCGGCTGA
- a CDS encoding asparaginase translates to MAGTFSSSDAVELAVVVRSGFTESRHAGSAVVLSPEGEVVRELGDIRSPILPRSCLKPFQAIAAMTSGVTLRGEDAAIATASHSGTAAHVALVKGLLARAELLPPVLGCPPALPGDRAAREQVVRAGGGPERVTMECSGKHAAMLLACAANEWPLESYLDPGHPMQRKVLDVLERLSGERPSAVAVDGCGTPVFAISLAGLARGIQKITTAQSTSPFALFREAAALTAAVRDHAWAAGGPGQPDTVAIERLGVFAKRGAEGVMVMTAPNGTTTAVKVLDGSQRASTIVALRLLADAGALEHDAVDAVQAELDLWVMGGDRPVGEIRATV, encoded by the coding sequence GTGGCCGGCACCTTCTCGTCCTCCGACGCCGTCGAGCTCGCCGTGGTCGTGCGCAGTGGTTTCACCGAGTCCCGTCACGCCGGCTCGGCCGTCGTGCTCTCCCCCGAGGGCGAGGTGGTGCGCGAGCTCGGCGACATCCGCTCGCCCATCCTGCCGCGCTCGTGCCTGAAGCCGTTCCAGGCGATCGCCGCGATGACGTCTGGCGTCACGCTGCGCGGCGAGGACGCGGCGATCGCGACCGCGAGCCACTCGGGCACCGCCGCGCACGTCGCCCTCGTGAAGGGCCTGCTCGCACGCGCCGAGCTGCTGCCCCCGGTGCTCGGCTGCCCGCCGGCCCTGCCGGGCGATCGCGCCGCCCGCGAGCAGGTGGTGCGGGCAGGCGGCGGGCCCGAGCGCGTGACCATGGAGTGCTCGGGCAAGCACGCCGCGATGCTGCTCGCGTGCGCGGCGAACGAGTGGCCGCTCGAGAGCTACCTCGACCCCGGTCACCCGATGCAGCGCAAAGTGCTCGACGTGCTCGAACGGCTGAGCGGCGAACGCCCATCGGCGGTCGCCGTCGACGGGTGCGGCACGCCGGTCTTCGCGATCAGCCTCGCGGGTCTGGCCCGAGGCATCCAGAAGATCACCACCGCGCAGTCGACCTCGCCGTTCGCGCTGTTCCGCGAGGCCGCCGCGCTCACCGCCGCGGTGCGCGACCATGCGTGGGCGGCCGGCGGGCCCGGCCAGCCCGACACGGTCGCGATCGAGCGGCTCGGCGTCTTCGCCAAGCGCGGCGCCGAGGGCGTCATGGTCATGACCGCGCCGAACGGCACCACGACGGCGGTCAAGGTGCTCGACGGCAGCCAGCGGGCCTCGACGATCGTCGCCCTGCGGTTGCTCGCCGACGCCGGTGCACTCGAACACGACGCCGTCGACGCCGTGCAGGCCGAGCTCGACCTGTGGGTCATGGGCGGCGACCGACCCGTCGGCGAGATCCGCGCGACGGTCTAG